The region TTCGGGACCGCCCAGCTGAAGCGCCTTTTCTTGCCGGAAGTGCACAACGTGCGCGGCACCGGCTTGCAGTCACCGCCCGTCCCCGCACCACCCGCACAACAAGCTTGCCCCCACTCACAACCGCTCCGCACCACACGGAAGCGTGTATGGTGCCGGCACGTCGTGCGTGTCCCCCCGAAGGGAGCGACCGGCGCGCGGGTCCGCCGGCCGCCTCCACAACCCAACCCTTCCACACCCCACCACTCCGCACCACCCCTCCACAACCCCGCCACCACGCCGCTCACCACACCCTTATCCACCCACCGCTTCCCCTGAGCCACCCCACCCCAGCCCACCCATCTCCGGCGAGAGCCTCCACTGCACGCTCGCCCAAACGATCAACAGCGCTACTTCACGCCGTCGCCCTGCGCTCGGCGAACTTCTCCGCTGCATCGTCACCGCCCCACACGTCAGCCGTGGGAGCGACGACGCGATACGGATGCAGCGCGCGAACCGCCTTCGCCTTGCGATCGAAGAAGCCGGAGCGCCGCAACGACGCCTCCAGCACCCATTCCCATCCATAGCGCGCCTGGAAGTCGCGCTCCGTCATCCCGAAAAGTTCGTGGATCCAGCGCCGAAGCTCGGCGGCATTGGGTTCGTCAGCCGAGAGAAGGCGGTTGACCGACGTCCGGTCCGACGCCAGGTCGGCGAGCGCCGCCGCGCGCTGCCACTCCAGCGCACTCCAGTCGCCCAGCAGGCGTAGCTGCTCGCGGACGCTGAAGGGGAGGAATGCGACTTCGTTGCGGCGCAGCGCCGGCCGTGTGAAGAGATCGGCCAGGGTACGCGACAAGGTGGCGGTGCGCGTGCGGCGCACGAGCCAGTCGACCAGGTCACTCGGCGTGGGACGCGGACGAGCCGCAACCGCGCGCAGGATCGCCGTGGCCCCCTCGACGTCGTCGAGGCCGAAGACGACGCAGGTGCGCGGGAGGCGACGCGTGGAGCGCATCCCCGACTCCTCGCTCGCCAGGAGGCAGAGCGGGCACCAGGGCGCGAGGTCCATCTGTGCCTTGACGTCGTTCGTGGTCGGACGGCGCTCGACCGTGTCGAGCAGCGCGACCGACCCCAACTCGGGGGTCTGGTCGTGCATCCGGCGCGCCATCTGGTAGGGCGGCTCGAGGATCAGGAGCGACGAGTGACTCATGGGAGTCAGGATAGGATCGCCCTGGAAGCCTGTACACTCGTAGCAACCCCAGTCCGGAAGCGGGGGGGTGGGGGGGGTGAAGAAGGGGGGGGAGCCGACGTGGCCACCCCCCTTCTCCCTCTTCGCGCGTCGCTCCCCTCGCTCCTCCCGTTCCCGCTGGGCGCTGGCCCGCGTTAGGCGGGGGGTGGCGATTGCGGGGTGTCGCGCGAAAGCGAGTTGTCTCCCTCACCCATCGCTTGAGGGTCGAGAGTCACGCGACCATCGGTCTCCGTGTCTTCTGCCTGACCCTCTGGTGGCAGCATGATGGCAAAGCGCATCAACCCCCACTCGGTCGTGATTCCCAGCGCTTTACGGATGCTGGCGCGATGAAACTCGATGGTTCTGGGGGAAACGCCGAGTATTTCGGCGATGTCGGTGCTGGACTTACCGTCGCCGATGAGACGGAGGATTTGCAGGTGTCGGGGGGTGAGCCGGTCGAGCGCGGGGTGCTGCACCGCCGTGGCGTCACGAAACGAGCGCTTGGGGACGCGCGGGGAGATGAACGCCTTGCCGGCCAGGACGTGCTCGATGGCTGAATTGAGCTCCTCGGCTGAGGCCTCCTTGGGGATGAAACCGTGCGCCCCTTTCTGGATGGCGAGGTCGGCCAGCGCTCGATCGACGTGCATGGTGACGATGAGGACCTTGAGCGCGGGGTAGGCGGCGGTGATATCGGGGAGGAGTTCGAGCCCGTTGCGGTGGGGCATCGAGAGGTCGAGGAGGAGGATCTCCGGCTGGTGCTTCCCGATCTCGGTGAGGACTTCGCGCCCGTCGTTCACCACGCCCACCACGAAGTAGTTCGGCTTGAGGAGCGACCGAAGCCCGTGGCTCATGAGGGGGTGGTCGTCGCAGATCATGACTGGGGTGCGGCGCATGGCTATCCCCTACTCGTTCACGGGTACGGAGGCTCGGACGGTCGTGCCCTCGCCGGGGGAGGAGCGGATGTCGAACTCTCCCTCCGCCAGGCGAGTGCGTTCGGCCATGGAGATGAGTCCCAGCCCGGCGCTTCGGGCCGGATCGGTGGACACGAAGCCGCGGCCGAAGTCCTGAACGGTGATCTCGATCCTGCCGTTGGCGGCTCGCGTCCTGACGCTGGCTCGCTTGGCCCCCGAGTGCTTCACCACGTTCCGCAGCGCTTCCTGTGCAATACGGTAGAGCGTCAGCGCGCGTTCACGGGAGAGGTGCGCGGCCTCGCCGTTGTCGTCGAACTGCGTGTCGAGGTGGATTCCCGAGGCGCGCTCGACGTCGGAGGCCAACTGGTTGAGTGCGGGGATGAGCCCTGCCTGGTCGATGATGGCCGGGTGCAGCCGGTGGGCGACACGGCGGAGCATGACGGCGAGATCCTGCAGCTCGTCGCGCAACGCCTCGACGCGCACCGTGGTCGCCCGTGGGGTGTCGGAGGCGGAGGGCGTGGTGGGGGTGGTGGGGGAAGCGGATGTTGCCGACGTCGCGGACGCGGTGGAGGCGGAAGTCGAGAACTCATCCGAGTCCCATTCACTGAGTTCGTGCTGCAGCATGGCGACGCGCTGGAGTGCATCGTCGTGTACTTCGCGCGCGACCCAGGCGCGCTCGTCCTCATGCGCCTCGAGGAGTTTCTTGGCGTAGCTCTGGTGGAGCTTGATGTTGTAGCGCTGGTAGATGAACATCGCGGCGGCGAGGGCGGCGAGGACCACCCCAACCGCCATGGCGGCCGCTATGTAGATCCAGACGAGTTGTTGGGAAGCGGGCACCTCATTCCCCTCCAGATCAGGACGAACGCGACCACATCACCGTACGCACGCGCGTTGTACACGAAGAGCATTGCGCGCAGGTCGCTGGGGTCCATCGCCGCGACGATCGGGTCGATTGCGGCGAAGAGTCCGAAATACAGCAGGACCCCCAGTGTCGTCCAGAGCCAATCGCGTCCCCAGACTCCTTCCGGGCGGTGTGCCAGGTTGGAGAGGAGGGTAAACGCCGTCCAGAGCAGGAGGACGAGGGCACGGAACGGGTGACTGATCGTCTTGAACGTCCCTTGTTCGCCAGTTGCAAAGATCAGCACGATATACGCGACGAAGACGAGCGGGATGGAGACCCGCACGGCGATGCGCGCCAGCGGCTTCACCTGCCAGTACGAGTACGCCCACAGGAGAATGGCGTCCTCGACTGGCTCGGCGATGGTGAAGTACCAGAGGTTATTGCCGCTCGACTTCGAGATGGCGAGCTGAATGAAGTCGGAGACGAAGAAGAAGGTGCACCAAATGGCGATCCATCGTCTGGCGTCCGTCGACTGCCTCCACCTTCCGGCCACCGCAAGCGCCGGCAACAGTTGGGCGAAGACGGCCAGCGTCGCCGGAATCCAATCGAGGAACGTCACAGGGAGTTGCTTCTTCTCCGGGCAGGACTCCCGAGTTAGAGCAGCGGCGAATCGGTCGGACAGTACGGCGGGCACGGGTAGTGATTGTCGAGCAGGACGGCTCCACCAGTCGCTGCCGCCGCCGCGCGACGACCCTTGGCCGTTGCGGTGATGTCGTTCCCCTTCTCATCCACACCGACAACGACAGGCGAGTAGATCCCCTCGGCGGTCAATCCGTGGTAGTACCGGATTCCGACGCAGCCAGGCTGCTCGAGAATCTCCTTGATGCCGTCAGCCCAGAAGAAGCCTGCGTGCTCTGACGCCGGCGCGGCCTTGCGATAGCGCTGCGTGAGATCGACGGCAGCCGCCAGCGTGATCCGTTGCGACTCCTTCGGCGGGAGCGCGCGCGCCGAGGGCCGCTTGCCGCGTCCCTTCCCCTTCCTCTTGCCACTCAACTTTCGGATAGCCATGTCAGTCCTCGCGTGTTGGAAGATGCGGATGAATGGTTAGGCGCCCGACGCGCACCGCGCCAGCACCGTGCGCAGATGCAACGGTACTGGCGCGAGGAATCTGCGATGGATCGGCGACGGCGGAGTGCCGGTCAGCCTCGCAAGGCGCTCGCTTCCGTGGGACAATACGGCGGACAAGGATAGTGGTTGTCGAGTGATGTCATCGACCCATCCAGCAAGTCACTACCGTTGGCATCGGCTGCAACCAACACCACCGTACGCTGCCCCTTCGCATCGCGGGCATGATAGTACCGTAAGAACTCGGCGTCCGGACGGCTGAGCAGCGCAAGGATCGCCTTCTTGCTGAACATCCCGCCCAGCGACCCTTCCTCCGCCTTGCGGGCGCCGGAAACGGTGGCTTGGGAACGATGGCGGCGCGTCATGTCGGCCGCTTCGGCGGCGCTGATCGCATGATCGCGCCCAGGCTGAAGAGGAGGATTGGCCATGATGGCTCGGTGAGGTCACGCGTTGTGAGTAGACCAGCCCGCTCCACGCGGATGCGCGGGCCGGCAGGAGTGCAGAGATGATACGCCAGCCTCGGCATGCCGGACACTAGGGGTAACCCCAGTCGATGGCGCCCCCCCTCGCGCCACTGTAGACTCCGCCACGACTTCCGAACCCCGTTCGTCCCTACCTCGCCCCTGCCGCCAAATTCCCACGCATGGCCTTCGCACTCGCCATCATCCGCTACCGTCGCCCCATCGAGGACGTCGTCGCCAACACCGACGACCATCGCGCCTACCTGCGCGAGCTGCACGAGCGAGGGACCATCGTCGCCTCCGGACCGTTCGACCCGCGCTTTGGCGGTGCCCTCCTCCTCCACCTCCCCGACGAAGGCACGCAGGAGGCGCTCGACGCCGTGCGCGATGGCGACCCCTTCTCCCAGCGCGGCATCGCGCAATACGAGCTGCTGCGATGGAACCCCTTGATCGGGAAGGACGCGCTGGAAACGCTGGTCACGAAGCGCTGACGGGGCAACGACCGCGGGGCCGACGCACCGTCTGCAGCGTCAGCACAGGTGCACTGCCATCGCCTTGAACGTCGCCCACACCTCCACCCCATCACGCAGCTCGAGTTCATGCACCGAGCGCGCGGTGAGCGCCGCCACCAGCGCGACGCCCCCCACGTCGAGCGTCACGCGCGCATAGGCCCCCAGCAGCGCGACCTCGCGCACGATGCCGCGAAAGGTGTTGCGTGCCGATGACGGCGAGGGCGTGCGCGTGAGGACCACTTCTTCTGCCCGGATCACCGCGTACGCTGTCCCCGACGGCGGGGCGACCCCAACTGTGTACAGCGTGAGCGCGCCGCTCGTGAACTCGATCGCGTGCTGCTCCCCGAGGTAAAGCGGCGGCGCCCCGTCTACCCAGTCGGGCGCCACATCCTCCAGCAGCCGCGCCGTCCCCGCAAGCACATTCTCGGCGCCCAGGAACTCGGCGATGTACGGCGACGCCGGGCGGCGAAAGACCTCTTCGGGGGGGCCCGACTGCAGCACGCGCCCCTGGTCGAGAAGGATCGCAACGTCGCCCAGCAAGCCTGCCTCGGTAAAGTCGTGCGTCACCTGCAACACGGTGAGCCCCCACTCGCGGTGAATCGCGCGGACCTCGCGGCGCGTGCGGGCGCGGCGCCCCGGATCGAGGGCGCTGAACGGCTCGTCGAGCAGGAGGATGCGCGGGCGCACGGCGAGGGCGCGCGCTATCGCCACCAGTTGCCGCTCACCTCCGCTCAGGCTCACCACGTCGCGCTCGCGCAGCCCCGCCAGGTCGAAGCGCCGCACGACTTCCTCCACCGTTGCCGTGTCGGTGGCGCCGTAGGCGACGTTGGCCTGCACCGAGAGGTGCGGAAAGAGATAGCCGTGCTGGTACACCAGCCCCACTCGGCGGCGCTCCGGCGCGAGCGAGCGGGCATCCTCGCCGTCCAGCTGCAACTCGCCGCCGGTCGCGGGGACGATCCCGGCAATGGTCTCGAGCAACGTCGTCTTCCCCGAGCCGGCGGGGCCAATCACCACGCCGTACTGTCCACGCGAGACGGTGAACGAGACGCCGCTCAGGCGAAAGCCGCCCTGGCGGGCGGCAAGGTCGCGCGCGGCGATCACTCCATTCCCCCGGCGTGCAGCTCGCGGCTCCCGCGCAGCGCCCGCAGGAGCGCCAGCGGGACGAGGGCAATGAGGACCAGGACCGCCGCCACCGGAATCGCCTCGCCCAACCCGTAAGTGGTGAAGCGATCGTAGCTCAGCACGCCCACCGTTTTCGGGTTGTAGGTGAGGATGACGATCGCGCCGAACTCGCTCACCGCGCGCGCCCACATGATCACCGCCGACGCCAGGAGGCCGCGCTGCGCCAAGGGAAGCGTGATGCGCCGGAAGACGCGCCCTGCTCCATCGCCCAGCGTGCGCGCCACCGCCTCGTATCGCACGTCGACGCGGGCAAAGGCTTCACGCGCCCCGCTCACATACAGCGGCGCCGAGACAAAGAGCATGGCGCAGACAATGCCGAGCGGCGTCCCCACCACGCGCAGCCCCACCAGGAGGAGCGCCTGTCCCACCGCGCTGTCGCGCCCGAGCAGAAGGAGGAGGGCGATGCCCGCGACAGGGTGCGGGATGACGAGCGGAAGGTCGAGCAGCGCCGCCAGCACGGCGCGCCCGGGGAAGCGGCGCCGAGCCAGGAGATAGGCGAGCGGCGTCCCCAGGAACACGCCGACCAGCGTCGCCACGGTCGCCGCCCCACCGGTGAGGAGGAGCGATGCGCGCAGTTCGGCGTCACTCCCCAGACGCCGGATCCCCTCGCTCCCGCCGCGTACGACGAGTTCACCGACCGGGGCGACGAGGAAGATGAGGAGCCCCGAGGCTACCAGCGCCGCGAGAATGGTGCTGAGGGCGGGAAGGCGGCGATTGCCCATCAGGTGGTCGGGAGCGTGGGGGCGTGGCCGCGGGGTCGCGCGATCATGCCGCCGAATCTCACCCCCTTCCCCCCACGACCGCCATCCCCACGATCAGCGCGTATATTCGCACCACGTTCGCCGTCGCTCGTCTCAGTTCACTCTCGCGTTCCGAGGTTCGATGCACGCCGTCGAGTTGCGCTCGATCGTCAAGCGTTACGAAGGCCATGTTGCCGTTCGTTCGCTCTCGCTCGAGGTCCCGAAGGGATCGGTGTACGGATTGCTGGGCCCCAACGGCGCGGGGAAGACGACGACGATCCGCATGCTGCTCAACATCATCGCCCCCGACGAAGGGACGGTGCTGATCAACGGGATTCCCAGCACGACGAATGGGGTGCTGGATCGCGTGGGCTACCTGCCGGAAGAGCGCGGGCTGTACAAGAAGATGCAGGTGCGCCGCCTGCTGCGCTTCCTCGCCGAGTTGAAGGGCGTTGGCGGCAAGGAGGCCGATGTGCGCATCGACCAGTGGCTGGAGCGGCTGGACCTCAAGACGGCGGCGAAGGACTGGGGGCTGGCCAAGGTGGACGAGCTGTCGCGCGGGATGCAGCAGAAGGTGCAATTCATCGGGACGTTGCTGCACGATCCCGACCTGGTGATCCTCGACGAGCCGTTCAGCGGGCTCGACCCGATCAACGCGCAGGCGCTCAAGGACACCGTGGTGGAGCTCAAGCGTCGCGGGAAGACCGTCATCTTCTCCACGCACCTGATGGACAACGCGGAGCGGATGTGCGACGCGGTGTGCATCATCGCGCGCGGGGAAAAGGTGCTGGACGGCGCGGTGAGCGCGGTGAAGGCGGAGCACGGCGCCGGCCACATCGCCTTGCAACTGGCGGGGGCCTCGACGCCGGCCATCGGCGCCGTGCTGTCCGATCCGTCGCTCGTGGCGCGCGTCGACGACTCGTCGCGCTTCTTCGAGATCGAGCTCGCCCCGGGGGGCGACGGGCAGCAGCTGCTGCGCCGCCTGGTGGAGGCGGGCGCGACGATCGACCGCTTCGAGCGCATCTCCCCCTCGCTGCACCAGATCTTCCTGCAGAAGGTCGGGGCGCAGGGGATCGAGGCGGGGATGAGCGGGCACGGCTAGCGGCCATCCCGCCAGGGGTTGCCGCAGCGCGCCGGCGGGGAGCGTCCCGCCGCGCCTAACGGGAGGGCGCCTGCTGGCTCAGGCGCTCGGCGAGCCCCTCGAACGCCTTGTCGCGTTCCCGGTCGCGCTCACCCGGGAGGATCCAGAAGATCTCGCGCTTGAGGACGTCGGCCGCGTCGCGCGGGCCCAGTGGGGCATCGGCGTCGAAGCCGTGCAGCACGACCCCCACCTTCCCGGCGTCGTAGCCTAACGACGAGCAGAGCTTGAGGGCGCGCTGGGTGCCGCGAATGGACGCCACCGACGGGTCGCTCACCAGGAGGACGCGCTGCGAAGAGTCGCAGGCGGCCAGCGCCTGCTCGGTCGGCGCCCCCGACCAGGCGACGATGGTCGCGGGATACTGCGCGGCGAGTCGCTGGAGCGCCACGACGATCTCCGCCGGTGTGGCGCCGGGAGGAAAGGAGGCGTGCGGGACGCCCCCCAGGCGAAGCCGCGCCTCCCCGCCTCCCGGCTTCGTCGTGGCGACCACGGCTCCCGGAGCCGGGAGCCGCGAGGCGAGGGCGCGCGCCAGGCGCCCAGCGATGTCGGCGATGTCGAGCGTGCGGCGGTCGGCGTAAAGCGTGATGACCATCGCGGGCGGAATCCACCGGCCGCCAGCGGAGCCGGCGTGCGATCGGGGAAGGAGAGGAGGGCGCTCGTTGAGCTGAGCGCGACGGTCGCCTGCTACTGCGCCTTCGCGCAGTGTGTCTCGAACGCCGTCACAAGGTCGGCGGCGATCGCGTCGGCGTCGCGGCTCTCGATCTGCCAGCGCTCCATGAAGTAGACCAGCTTTCCGTCCTTGAGCAGCCCGATCGACGGCGACGACGGCGGATAGCCGACGAAGTAGGAGCGGGCGCGTTCGGTCGCTTCCGCATCCTGCCCTGCGAAGACCGTGGTGAGGCGATCGGGCTTGGCGCTGGCCTGCTCCAGCGCGTGACGCACGGCGGGGCGCGCCATTCGCGCTGAGCAGCCGCAGACCGAGTTCACGACGCAGAGCGTGGTGCCGGAAACATTCGCCAGCGCCGCATCGACCTCGGCACCGGTGCGCAGTTCGGTGAAGCCGATTCGGGTGAGGTCTTCACGAATGGGCGCCACGAGGCGCTCGTCGTACATGAGTCGGGGGAGCGACATAACCACAGACGGGGGACGGGGGACGGGGGACGGGAGGGCGAGCGCGTGCGCGCTCGCGGTCACTCGTCGTCGAATTCGACTTCGTCGCGGACCAGCGCGAGAATCGCGCTTTGGGGGACGACGAGGTAGCGGTCGTTCTCGAAGGTGATCTCGACGGCGGCCTTCCTGAAGAACAAGGCGTAGTCGCCGCTGCGGGCCTGCATGGGGACGAAACGCGTCTCGCGCTGCGATCCGGTGATCTGGCGCCAGGGCTCGTCGCTTGAGTCGGCGAGGTCGGGCATGGGGAGTCCGGGGCCAGTGGCCACGATCTTCCCGCCCTGGACGGCCTGCGAATCGACGGCGGTCGACGGGAGGTAGAGCCCGACCTTCGTACGCTCTTCGCCCTCCTCCGATTTCACCAGGACGCGGTCACCAACGACGATGAGACGCTTGCTTTCCTTTCTCACGGCTGACTCTTCGGCTGGGGTGCACCCTGACAACGACAGCAGGGTGCCAATGGGCTCCGAGCAATATATCCGTAATCAGGAGTGTCGAGGGGGCGGTATTGCTGGCGTTTCGCGTCGCCGAGCGCGCGGTGTGTGACGAGTTCCTCACCATCGAGCGCTTGGTGAGTCATGTGTTCAGAATCTTCACAGCTGGGTACGCGGAGGGGGACGTGCGGTGGGAAAGGTCCACCCCGAATATGGGGGGGGTGGGCTTCGTGGTGTGAAGATCGTCGGCGGCGATGCGGGTTCTGCCGTCAACGAATCGGTCACGTCGTGCCACACCCTACCGAACAAAAGAAGCAACTCCTTCACCCTCGATTGGGGGGTGGATCCCACGCTGTGGCCTTTCTCTCCGTGTTCCCCGCGGTAAAGGTCCAAGGCGCCTCACACATCGCACACCAGGGAGTTCAGGCCCCTACCTTGGCCTTCACGAGGTGGTACTGCGACTGCCGCTTGAACGCCCAGCGCGGCTTGCCGTCGGCGCCGAGGATGAAGTCCTCTTCCTGCGCGATGCTGACCTTCTGCCCTCCCCACTCGGGCACCGGCGAGGTGGTCTGCAGCTCCGAGGAGAACCACATGGACGGGATGACCTTGGCGTCGCCGCGTCCCGGGACGCCGTCCTGGTAGTCCCAGAGGCCGAAGATGGGGCCGGCGCCGTGGCCGTGCATTCCGATGGGGTGCGAGTACATGGTCCCTTCGATTCCTTCGCTCGCCAGCTTGGCGCGCGTGGCGCGGAGGACGTCGTTCCCGCTGCGGGCGGGGCGCGTCTCCTCGAAGAGGATGTCCTGGAAGCGGTTGGAGTTGGCGAGCGCCTGCTGCAACCCGGGGGGCGGGGCGACCTCGCCCTCCTTGAGGACGTAGGCGTTGTGCTGCGTGTCGGTGTTGAGGCGCATGGCGGTGATCCCGACGTCGCAGTGCAGCACGTCACCGGGGAGGATGACGGGATTGGCGCCTAACGTGGCACCGGTCGCCCCCTGCCGCTGGATGGAGATGGACGGCTGGAACCAGGTGCCGAGGCCGAGGTCGTTCACCTGCTGCCGCCACCACCAGACCAGGTCGTCGGTGCGGGTCACGCCCGGGGTGATGGCCTCGTTGGAGAACATGCGCGCGATGAGCGAGTGCACCAGCTCGGTCATCTTGCCGAAGACCACCTCTTCCTCGGGGAGTCGCGAGGCGATCAGCTGCAACGGCAGTTCCTCGGCGCGCTTGAAACGGGCTGTCCACTTCTTCCCGATCATCGCGCTCATCCCCTCCAGCTCGCCGGCAGAGAGCCCGTCGGAGAAGGCGTGCGTGCGCGACACGTCGATCCCGATGACCCTGGGGTTGCGCTCCTCCAGCACCTCCTTGAGGAGGAGCCATTGCTGGTCTCCCCACAGCTCGGCGTTGCGCCCGCCGGCCGTGTTGGCGATGACCTTCTTCGCCGTGTAGGCCTTGTATACCCCGCCCTGCGACGTCCCGCCTAACGCCAGTCGCTCGACGCACGAGCCGTCGCCCGGATCGGCCGTCCCTGCTGCCGCGCATTTGTCGAAGAAGACGTAGATCGTGCGTCGCCGCGCCGCGAAGGTGGTGGGCGAGACGATCGACGAGAAGACCGGATCCTCGTTGTACTCGCGCATCGCGATCACCCAGACGTCGATCCCGTGCGCGCGCATCAGCCGGGGAAGCACCGTCGTCATGCGCTGCTCGAGCCAGCGCTGCTGCGTCGCGGCCTGCTCGCGAAGCGTGCCGAAGGGGCGCGTTTGCGCGCTGGCACCTGTACTGAGCAGGGTGAGTAATGCGAGAGTCGCGAGCGGCGCGAGGAGTCGGCGGTGGGGCATGGACGGGAGACGGGGGACGGGAGACGGGAGTGCGAGCGGCGCGGGGCGCCGCTCGCGGGCGGGGCATCAAGGTGCGCGGGGAGGTGCGGCCGTCTAGCGGTGCTGTTGCGTGGTGAGCACCAGGCCGCCGTCCATCCACCCTCGCACGGGGTGCGGCTGGTACGGGGCTTCGAGTTCCGCGCACTCCTCGGGCGTGAGTGACAGGTCGACAGCCGCAACGGCCGCCTCGAGCTGTTCGAGCCTGGTCGTGCCGACGATCGGCGCGGTCACGGCCGGGCGGGAGAGGAGCCAGGCGAGCGCCACCTGCGCCGGCTGCACACCGCGGCGAGCGGCCACGCGAATGGTGGCGTCGACGACATCCCAGTCGGCCGGATGGTCGTACAGCTGGTCGGCGAGCACGCCATCGCCATCGTCGCGCAACGACATCCCGTGAGCGCCGCGCTGTCGCTTCCCGCCTAACAAGCCGCGCGCCAGCGGCGACCACGGGATCACCCCCAGCCCCTGGTCCCTGCAGAGCGGGAGCATCTCTCGCTCCTCCTCGCGGTACACGAGGTTGTAGTGGTTCTGCATGCTGACGAACTTCGCCCACCCGTTGCGCTCCGAGATCGAGAGCGCCTTCATCAGCTGCCACGCGAACATCGAGCTGGCGCCGAGGTAGAGGACCTTCCCCTGCCGCACGAGCTGGTCGAGCGCAGCGAGCGTTTCCTCCACCGGCGTCTCGGCGTGGTGACGGTGGACCTGGTAGAGGTCGATGCGCTCCACGCCAAGCCGGCGCAGCGAGGCCTCGCACGACTGGATGATGTGCTTGCGCGAGAGCCCGATGCGGTTGGGCCCGTCGCCCATCTTGAGCCGCACCTTGGTCGCGATGACGACCTCGTCGAGCCGCGCATACTCGCGCAGCGAGCGCCCGGTAATCTCCTCGCTCACGCCCAGCGAGTAGACGTCGGCCGTGTCGAAGAAGTTGATCCCCAACTCGACGGCGCGGCGAAAGAACGGCTTCGCGTCATCGTCCTCGAGGACCCAGCTGCGCCACTGACGGCTGCCAAAGCTCATGCAGCCAAGGGCAATGCGGGAGACCACGAGCCCGGTGGAACCCAACGTCGAGAATTTCATGGAAGGCCGCTCGCCTTCTCCTACTGGTGAGGATGTGTGACCTCGTGATGCACCGCATCCAGCGTATGCCCGCGGTGCGCCCGCTTGACCAGCAAGGTGCGCACGAGCTGGACGACACCGGCGAGGACGAGGGCAAAGGCCGTAACGGTGGCGAGGCGCCAGAAGAGTGTCGAGGTGGCCATCCCCGGCCAGTCGGCGTAGGTGGCGCGCGCCGAGCCGATGGGTTCG is a window of Gemmatimonadaceae bacterium DNA encoding:
- a CDS encoding ATP-binding cassette domain-containing protein codes for the protein MHAVELRSIVKRYEGHVAVRSLSLEVPKGSVYGLLGPNGAGKTTTIRMLLNIIAPDEGTVLINGIPSTTNGVLDRVGYLPEERGLYKKMQVRRLLRFLAELKGVGGKEADVRIDQWLERLDLKTAAKDWGLAKVDELSRGMQQKVQFIGTLLHDPDLVILDEPFSGLDPINAQALKDTVVELKRRGKTVIFSTHLMDNAERMCDAVCIIARGEKVLDGAVSAVKAEHGAGHIALQLAGASTPAIGAVLSDPSLVARVDDSSRFFEIELAPGGDGQQLLRRLVEAGATIDRFERISPSLHQIFLQKVGAQGIEAGMSGHG
- a CDS encoding response regulator transcription factor gives rise to the protein MSHGLRSLLKPNYFVVGVVNDGREVLTEIGKHQPEILLLDLSMPHRNGLELLPDITAAYPALKVLIVTMHVDRALADLAIQKGAHGFIPKEASAEELNSAIEHVLAGKAFISPRVPKRSFRDATAVQHPALDRLTPRHLQILRLIGDGKSSTDIAEILGVSPRTIEFHRASIRKALGITTEWGLMRFAIMLPPEGQAEDTETDGRVTLDPQAMGEGDNSLSRDTPQSPPPA
- a CDS encoding ABC transporter permease, producing MGNRRLPALSTILAALVASGLLIFLVAPVGELVVRGGSEGIRRLGSDAELRASLLLTGGAATVATLVGVFLGTPLAYLLARRRFPGRAVLAALLDLPLVIPHPVAGIALLLLLGRDSAVGQALLLVGLRVVGTPLGIVCAMLFVSAPLYVSGAREAFARVDVRYEAVARTLGDGAGRVFRRITLPLAQRGLLASAVIMWARAVSEFGAIVILTYNPKTVGVLSYDRFTTYGLGEAIPVAAVLVLIALVPLALLRALRGSRELHAGGME
- a CDS encoding aldo/keto reductase, with translation MKFSTLGSTGLVVSRIALGCMSFGSRQWRSWVLEDDDAKPFFRRAVELGINFFDTADVYSLGVSEEITGRSLREYARLDEVVIATKVRLKMGDGPNRIGLSRKHIIQSCEASLRRLGVERIDLYQVHRHHAETPVEETLAALDQLVRQGKVLYLGASSMFAWQLMKALSISERNGWAKFVSMQNHYNLVYREEEREMLPLCRDQGLGVIPWSPLARGLLGGKRQRGAHGMSLRDDGDGVLADQLYDHPADWDVVDATIRVAARRGVQPAQVALAWLLSRPAVTAPIVGTTRLEQLEAAVAAVDLSLTPEECAELEAPYQPHPVRGWMDGGLVLTTQQHR
- a CDS encoding ATP-binding cassette domain-containing protein, with product MIAARDLAARQGGFRLSGVSFTVSRGQYGVVIGPAGSGKTTLLETIAGIVPATGGELQLDGEDARSLAPERRRVGLVYQHGYLFPHLSVQANVAYGATDTATVEEVVRRFDLAGLRERDVVSLSGGERQLVAIARALAVRPRILLLDEPFSALDPGRRARTRREVRAIHREWGLTVLQVTHDFTEAGLLGDVAILLDQGRVLQSGPPEEVFRRPASPYIAEFLGAENVLAGTARLLEDVAPDWVDGAPPLYLGEQHAIEFTSGALTLYTVGVAPPSGTAYAVIRAEEVVLTRTPSPSSARNTFRGIVREVALLGAYARVTLDVGGVALVAALTARSVHELELRDGVEVWATFKAMAVHLC
- a CDS encoding M24 family metallopeptidase translates to MPHRRLLAPLATLALLTLLSTGASAQTRPFGTLREQAATQQRWLEQRMTTVLPRLMRAHGIDVWVIAMREYNEDPVFSSIVSPTTFAARRRTIYVFFDKCAAAGTADPGDGSCVERLALGGTSQGGVYKAYTAKKVIANTAGGRNAELWGDQQWLLLKEVLEERNPRVIGIDVSRTHAFSDGLSAGELEGMSAMIGKKWTARFKRAEELPLQLIASRLPEEEVVFGKMTELVHSLIARMFSNEAITPGVTRTDDLVWWWRQQVNDLGLGTWFQPSISIQRQGATGATLGANPVILPGDVLHCDVGITAMRLNTDTQHNAYVLKEGEVAPPPGLQQALANSNRFQDILFEETRPARSGNDVLRATRAKLASEGIEGTMYSHPIGMHGHGAGPIFGLWDYQDGVPGRGDAKVIPSMWFSSELQTTSPVPEWGGQKVSIAQEEDFILGADGKPRWAFKRQSQYHLVKAKVGA
- a CDS encoding co-chaperone GroES, producing MRKESKRLIVVGDRVLVKSEEGEERTKVGLYLPSTAVDSQAVQGGKIVATGPGLPMPDLADSSDEPWRQITGSQRETRFVPMQARSGDYALFFRKAAVEITFENDRYLVVPQSAILALVRDEVEFDDE
- a CDS encoding BrxA/BrxB family bacilliredoxin, coding for MYDERLVAPIREDLTRIGFTELRTGAEVDAALANVSGTTLCVVNSVCGCSARMARPAVRHALEQASAKPDRLTTVFAGQDAEATERARSYFVGYPPSSPSIGLLKDGKLVYFMERWQIESRDADAIAADLVTAFETHCAKAQ